From a single Tepidisphaeraceae bacterium genomic region:
- a CDS encoding citrate/2-methylcitrate synthase: MSAAAATSPKPAGGLEGVVAAQSAICFIDGNAGRLVYRGYEIQDLVENASFEEVAYLLWHKKLPNKTELAALKQEIAAVQVPQSVFAVLGALPSKTQPMDALRTAVSAAAGEDADLVDDAASSNTPGANLRKSVRLTAMFPIIVTAYHRIREGKQPIQPDPSLSIAGNFLYTLTGNKPHDTLTRVMDAALVLHAEHGFNASTFAARVTAATLSDVHAAITAALAALKGPLHGGANQDVMEFLLKCSDTQNAVATARQMLANKQKMPGFGHRVYKTFDPRAHFLRKMSKQLGEAAGNTKWYEMSEALIPIMKDTPKTDGSPMNLNPNVDFFSASTYYTMNIPLDLFTPIFAIARVTGWTAHVMEQHQNNRIIRPTDDYVGPFGLKVVPIDQRS, translated from the coding sequence ATGAGCGCAGCTGCCGCGACTTCTCCCAAGCCCGCCGGTGGACTCGAAGGCGTCGTCGCCGCCCAGAGCGCGATCTGCTTCATCGATGGCAACGCCGGCCGGTTGGTCTACCGCGGTTACGAGATCCAAGACCTCGTGGAGAACGCCAGCTTCGAGGAGGTCGCCTACCTGCTGTGGCACAAGAAGCTGCCGAACAAGACGGAATTGGCCGCGCTGAAGCAGGAGATCGCTGCCGTGCAGGTGCCGCAGAGCGTGTTCGCGGTGCTTGGGGCGTTACCTTCGAAGACCCAGCCGATGGACGCGCTGCGCACGGCCGTCAGCGCCGCCGCCGGTGAAGATGCGGATCTGGTGGACGACGCCGCCAGTAGCAACACGCCCGGCGCGAACCTGCGCAAGTCGGTCCGATTGACGGCGATGTTCCCGATCATCGTGACGGCGTACCATCGCATTCGCGAGGGCAAGCAGCCGATCCAGCCCGATCCGTCGCTGTCGATTGCCGGCAACTTCCTGTACACGCTGACGGGCAACAAGCCGCACGACACGCTGACGCGCGTGATGGACGCCGCCCTCGTCCTGCACGCCGAGCACGGCTTCAACGCAAGCACGTTCGCCGCCCGTGTCACTGCTGCAACATTGTCCGACGTGCACGCCGCCATCACCGCCGCCTTAGCGGCGCTGAAGGGCCCGCTGCATGGCGGGGCCAATCAGGACGTGATGGAGTTCCTGCTGAAGTGTTCCGACACGCAAAACGCCGTCGCCACGGCCAGGCAGATGCTGGCCAACAAGCAGAAGATGCCGGGCTTCGGCCATCGCGTGTACAAGACCTTCGACCCCCGCGCCCACTTCCTTCGCAAGATGAGCAAACAGCTCGGCGAGGCCGCGGGGAACACGAAGTGGTACGAGATGAGCGAGGCCCTCATCCCGATCATGAAGGACACGCCCAAGACCGACGGTTCGCCGATGAACCTGAACCCGAACGTCGACTTCTTCAGCGCCAGCACGTACTACACGATGAACATCCCGCTGGATTTGTTCACCCCGATCTTCGCGATCGCCCGCGTCACCGGGTGGACCGCCCACGTGATGGAACAGCACCAGAACAACCGCATCATCCGCCCCACCGACGACTACGTCGGCCCGTTCGGCCTGAAGGTGGTGCCGATCGATCAGCGGAGCTAG
- the ald gene encoding alanine dehydrogenase codes for MRIGVPKEVKPDEYRVGMMPVGASVLVKAGHEVLIEADAGAGSGFANDDYAAAGATIVPSARDVYAADMIVKVKEPQKQEVGMFHEGQILFTYFHFAAEPELAKACLNAKITAIAYETIKDRQGRLPLLTPMSEIAGKLSIQEGAKYLEKPMMGRGILLGGVPGVAPAEVLVLGAGIVGTNAAKIAAGLGAHVQLMDINLDRLRYLDDVMPPNVDVIFSDPFTIADGLRKADLVVGAVLIPGAKAPRLITKADLATMKNGSVIVDVAIDQGGCIETSRPTTHQNPTYVVDGVVHYCVTNMPGAVGRTSTAALCNATLPYAVRIAGKGYAQAAEEDTGLGEGINMTAGRVTNAAVAEALQLPLQAR; via the coding sequence ATGCGAATCGGCGTTCCGAAAGAAGTGAAGCCCGACGAGTACCGGGTGGGCATGATGCCGGTGGGGGCCAGCGTGCTGGTGAAGGCCGGGCACGAGGTGCTGATTGAGGCCGACGCCGGCGCGGGCAGCGGCTTCGCCAACGACGACTACGCCGCCGCCGGCGCGACCATCGTGCCATCGGCCAGGGACGTGTACGCCGCCGACATGATCGTGAAGGTGAAGGAGCCGCAGAAGCAGGAAGTGGGCATGTTCCACGAGGGGCAGATCCTCTTCACCTACTTCCACTTCGCCGCCGAGCCGGAACTGGCCAAGGCGTGCCTGAACGCGAAGATCACCGCCATCGCGTACGAGACGATCAAGGACCGCCAGGGCCGCCTGCCGTTGCTGACGCCCATGAGCGAGATCGCCGGCAAGCTGTCGATTCAGGAAGGCGCCAAGTACCTCGAAAAGCCGATGATGGGCCGCGGCATTTTGCTGGGTGGCGTGCCCGGTGTGGCGCCGGCGGAGGTGCTGGTGCTGGGCGCCGGCATCGTCGGCACCAACGCCGCCAAGATCGCTGCGGGCCTTGGGGCGCACGTTCAGTTGATGGACATCAACCTCGATCGGCTGCGCTACCTGGACGACGTGATGCCGCCGAACGTCGACGTGATCTTTTCCGATCCGTTCACGATCGCCGACGGGCTGCGCAAAGCGGACCTCGTCGTGGGCGCGGTACTCATTCCCGGCGCCAAGGCGCCACGGCTCATCACGAAGGCCGATCTCGCCACGATGAAGAACGGCAGCGTGATCGTCGACGTTGCGATCGACCAGGGCGGCTGCATCGAAACCAGCCGGCCGACCACGCACCAGAACCCCACGTACGTCGTCGACGGCGTCGTCCACTACTGCGTCACCAACATGCCCGGCGCCGTCGGCCGCACGAGCACTGCGGCGCTGTGCAACGCCACGCTGCCGTACGCGGTGCGGATCGCCGGTAAGGGTTACGCCCAAGCCGCGGAGGAAGACACCGGCCTTGGCGAAGGCATCAACATGACCGCCGGCCGCGTAACCAACGCCGCGGTTGCCGAGGCGCTGCAGTTGCCGTTGCAGGCGAGGTAG
- a CDS encoding sigma-54 dependent transcriptional regulator → MLQANTPHKSRLLILDEDRIILQSLSQFLRREGYEVKTCDSPEAAMAQMEGDAIDLLLVDVNMPGIKPAEFLRQIRRRFPNMVVVVITSYGSIEGAVEATKMGAFDYLTKPIVDDEIRVVIEKAVRQQSLLFENHTLRQQLDLRFGLENIVGHDHKMLKVFDLVDAVANSRTNVLISGESGTGKSLCARAIHHRSPRRDKPFVEVSCGALPDNLLESELFGHVRGAFTGAIADKQGRFLAADGGTLFLDEINSAPPAMQVKLLRVLQERAFEPVGSDQTQTVDVRVVLASNADLATLVAEGKFRQDLYYRINVVNLRLPSLRERLGDIALLANHFLQTYKKETGREIIGFTEAAMSTMQRYNWPGNVRELENAVERAVVLSRSPQIDADDLPEALLDRPAYVTSTRDGAGDAAPTFGDLPMALEVALEVPERTIIEKALKRNNWSRQATAAELDVNRTTLYKKMRKYRLDVGEVN, encoded by the coding sequence ATGCTTCAAGCCAACACGCCGCACAAGTCGCGACTGCTCATCCTGGATGAGGACCGCATTATCCTCCAATCGCTCTCGCAGTTCCTGCGCCGCGAGGGGTACGAGGTGAAGACGTGCGACTCGCCCGAGGCGGCCATGGCGCAGATGGAAGGCGACGCGATCGATCTGCTGCTGGTCGACGTGAACATGCCGGGCATCAAGCCCGCCGAGTTTCTGCGGCAGATCCGCAGGCGGTTCCCGAACATGGTGGTGGTCGTCATCACATCGTACGGGTCGATCGAAGGGGCCGTCGAGGCGACCAAGATGGGCGCGTTCGATTACCTGACGAAGCCGATCGTGGACGACGAGATTCGCGTGGTGATCGAGAAGGCCGTACGGCAACAGTCGCTGCTGTTCGAAAATCACACGCTGCGCCAGCAACTCGATCTGCGGTTCGGGCTCGAGAACATCGTTGGGCACGACCACAAGATGCTGAAGGTGTTCGATTTGGTCGACGCCGTCGCCAACAGCCGTACGAACGTGCTCATCAGCGGCGAGAGCGGCACCGGCAAGTCGCTGTGCGCCCGCGCGATCCACCACCGTTCCCCGCGGCGGGATAAGCCGTTCGTTGAGGTCAGCTGCGGCGCGCTGCCGGACAACCTGTTGGAGAGCGAGTTGTTCGGTCACGTGCGCGGCGCGTTCACCGGCGCGATCGCCGACAAGCAGGGCCGGTTCCTGGCGGCCGACGGGGGCACGCTGTTTCTGGACGAGATCAACTCCGCCCCGCCGGCGATGCAGGTGAAGCTGCTGCGCGTGTTGCAGGAGCGCGCGTTCGAACCGGTGGGCAGCGATCAGACGCAGACGGTGGACGTGCGCGTCGTGCTGGCCAGCAACGCCGATCTGGCGACGCTGGTGGCCGAGGGAAAGTTTCGGCAGGACTTGTACTACCGCATTAACGTGGTCAACCTGCGCCTGCCGAGCCTGCGCGAGCGGCTCGGCGACATCGCGCTGCTCGCCAACCATTTCTTGCAGACGTACAAGAAAGAGACCGGCCGCGAGATCATCGGCTTCACCGAAGCAGCCATGAGCACCATGCAGCGGTACAACTGGCCGGGCAACGTGCGTGAGCTGGAGAACGCGGTCGAGCGGGCGGTCGTGTTGTCGCGATCGCCGCAGATTGACGCGGATGATTTGCCCGAGGCGCTGCTGGACCGCCCCGCCTATGTCACCTCGACACGCGATGGCGCCGGCGACGCCGCCCCAACGTTCGGTGATCTGCCGATGGCACTGGAGGTGGCGCTGGAGGTGCCGGAGCGCACGATTATCGAGAAGGCCCTCAAGCGCAACAACTGGAGCCGCCAGGCGACGGCCGCGGAACTGGATGTGAACCGGACGACGCTTTACAAGAAGATGCGCAAATATCGATTGGACGTGGGCGAGGTGAACTGA
- a CDS encoding response regulator, whose product MARILIVDDHLETCRVMSLLVKHLGHEAFAINSGNDAIAFLKRSSVDLIILDIMMPVLSGMDVLRTLRRSQDTAMTPVIMMTAITDPLTRQEAMQAGANDYWVKATVDVTELEKRINYHVKRRATDDNERVGRVVGTISPSLELMQSLMSVSPMNPPTVVQAREAQPNVTWRAMLMAMLSAFRHAMTSGAFRAYSPSTSATV is encoded by the coding sequence ATGGCGCGAATTCTCATCGTCGACGATCACCTCGAGACCTGTCGCGTGATGAGCCTGCTCGTCAAACATCTCGGGCACGAGGCGTTCGCGATCAACTCCGGCAACGACGCGATCGCCTTTCTCAAACGCAGTTCGGTCGACCTGATCATCCTAGACATCATGATGCCGGTCCTGAGCGGGATGGACGTGCTGCGCACGCTGCGCCGCAGCCAGGACACCGCCATGACCCCCGTGATCATGATGACCGCCATCACGGATCCGCTAACGCGCCAGGAGGCGATGCAGGCGGGCGCCAACGACTATTGGGTGAAGGCGACGGTCGACGTGACCGAACTGGAAAAGCGGATCAACTACCACGTGAAGCGGCGAGCAACCGACGATAACGAGCGTGTCGGCAGAGTGGTCGGCACGATATCGCCGTCGCTTGAACTGATGCAATCCTTGATGAGCGTCAGCCCGATGAATCCCCCCACGGTCGTTCAAGCGCGCGAGGCTCAACCGAACGTCACCTGGCGCGCAATGCTAATGGCGATGTTGAGCGCATTCCGCCATGCAATGACCAGCGGCGCGTTTCGCGCCTACAGCCCCAGCACGTCGGCGACGGTGTAG
- the dapB gene encoding 4-hydroxy-tetrahydrodipicolinate reductase, which translates to MTTIAITGAAGRMGQRLIALGKQSGDFDVVAAIDRGDSPSIDRDAGEIAGVGKIGVPITSDLRATPQVMIDFTAPAATRHWLKTCRDRGIALVIGTTGLQASDHAIIDQAAADIAVLQAPNMSLGVNLLFKVAAQVAKMLGDDYDIEIVEGHHRFKKDAPSGTAMGLAEAILASTGKTKDALIYDRHGDEAVRNRGEIGMHALRIGDEVGRHTAYFAALGERLELTHVATNRDTFAHGALRAAKWLADKKPGRYTVADVLGL; encoded by the coding sequence ATGACCACCATTGCCATCACCGGAGCCGCGGGCCGTATGGGCCAGCGGTTGATTGCCCTCGGAAAACAGTCGGGCGACTTCGACGTCGTCGCGGCGATTGATCGTGGTGACAGCCCGAGCATCGATCGGGACGCCGGTGAGATTGCGGGCGTCGGGAAGATCGGCGTGCCGATCACCAGCGACCTGCGGGCGACGCCGCAAGTGATGATCGACTTCACTGCGCCGGCGGCGACGCGGCACTGGTTGAAGACGTGCCGGGACCGCGGCATCGCGCTCGTCATCGGCACGACGGGCCTGCAGGCGAGCGACCACGCGATCATCGATCAGGCGGCCGCCGATATCGCGGTGCTGCAGGCGCCGAACATGAGCCTTGGCGTCAACCTGCTGTTCAAGGTGGCGGCGCAGGTCGCCAAGATGCTCGGCGACGACTACGACATCGAGATCGTCGAAGGCCATCACCGCTTCAAGAAGGACGCCCCCAGCGGCACCGCGATGGGGTTGGCCGAGGCCATCCTCGCTTCGACGGGTAAGACGAAGGACGCGTTGATCTACGATCGCCACGGTGATGAAGCCGTGCGCAACCGCGGCGAGATCGGCATGCACGCGCTGCGCATCGGGGATGAGGTGGGGCGGCACACTGCGTACTTCGCGGCGCTTGGTGAACGGCTGGAACTGACGCACGTCGCCACCAACCGCGACACGTTCGCGCACGGCGCGTTGCGGGCCGCCAAGTGGCTGGCCGACAAGAAGCCGGGCCGCTACACCGTCGCCGACGTGCTGGGGCTGTAG
- a CDS encoding GxxExxY protein has protein sequence MAFDDEPTPYNDLVEPPAELDELARTVIGAAIEVHRRLGPGLTEDAYECAMAVELTLRRVPFVRQKWVDIVYKDVVVAKGRIDLLVGDRLIVEIKSVEALLPVHRMQVVTYMNMIGEPLALLINFNVPLLKEGIRRVIARKPN, from the coding sequence ATGGCGTTCGACGATGAGCCGACTCCTTACAACGATCTGGTCGAACCGCCTGCCGAACTGGACGAACTGGCTCGGACGGTGATCGGGGCGGCGATCGAGGTGCATCGAAGGCTCGGGCCCGGTTTGACTGAAGATGCGTACGAATGCGCGATGGCCGTCGAGTTGACGTTGCGTCGCGTGCCGTTCGTGCGGCAGAAATGGGTAGACATCGTCTACAAAGACGTTGTTGTCGCCAAGGGTCGTATTGATCTCCTCGTCGGCGACCGCTTGATCGTCGAGATCAAGTCCGTGGAAGCATTGCTCCCCGTCCATCGCATGCAGGTCGTCACCTACATGAACATGATCGGGGAACCCCTAGCTCTGCTGATCAACTTCAACGTACCCCTCTTAAAAGAAGGCATCCGTCGCGTGATCGCTCGCAAACCAAACTAG
- the thrC gene encoding threonine synthase, whose amino-acid sequence MNHAAHQKCINPACGATYDVGETKVACTACGSLLDILYDWSKLPVPKSLSHFEGRWATKGTDAAGRADFSGVWRFRELLPFYRDESEIVTIGEGRTQLQDARLLAREMGMKPGNLLLQYEGLNPSGSFKDNGMTAAFTHAKMVGAKKVACASTGNTSASLAMFASLSEMTGIVFIGSGKISFGKLSQALDYGALTLQIQGDFDACLRRVRQIAVDVPAMGIYLMNSVNPFRLEGQKSIMYRILEARDWNPPDWIIVPGGNLGNCSAFGKAFAELKELGLIKKIPRLAVISAAGANTFHVLVNEHGLKWNAGHVNRDTIGKHYAALDEANYHPDTVASAIEISRPVNLPKALRALETMNGVVRQADDEQILEHRALVARYGFGCEPASGASVAGLRQLLDEGVIGKDESVVCILTGHELKDPNATVKYHTGLDMKSVQDLAPKTEPHGRLSNRPIAVADDLASIVVAMGGDAKLVEGIELKAVKSGLPVAEY is encoded by the coding sequence ATGAACCACGCCGCCCATCAGAAGTGCATTAACCCGGCCTGCGGAGCGACCTACGACGTGGGCGAGACGAAGGTGGCCTGCACGGCGTGCGGCAGCCTGCTCGACATCCTGTACGACTGGTCCAAACTGCCCGTGCCGAAGTCGCTGAGCCACTTCGAGGGCCGTTGGGCGACCAAGGGGACCGACGCGGCCGGGCGGGCCGACTTCTCGGGCGTGTGGCGGTTCCGCGAGCTGTTGCCGTTCTATCGGGACGAATCGGAAATCGTGACGATCGGTGAGGGCCGCACGCAACTGCAGGACGCCCGCCTGCTGGCCCGCGAAATGGGCATGAAACCGGGCAACCTGCTACTGCAGTACGAGGGTTTGAACCCCAGCGGCAGCTTTAAGGACAACGGCATGACGGCGGCCTTCACCCACGCCAAAATGGTGGGGGCCAAGAAGGTGGCGTGCGCGTCCACGGGCAACACGAGCGCGTCGCTGGCGATGTTCGCATCCTTGAGCGAGATGACCGGCATCGTCTTCATCGGCAGCGGGAAGATCAGCTTCGGCAAGCTGTCGCAGGCGCTCGATTACGGCGCGCTCACGCTACAGATACAAGGCGATTTCGATGCCTGCCTGCGGCGCGTACGGCAGATCGCGGTCGACGTGCCTGCCATGGGCATTTACCTGATGAACAGCGTCAACCCCTTCCGCCTGGAGGGCCAGAAGTCGATCATGTATCGCATTCTGGAAGCCCGCGACTGGAACCCGCCGGATTGGATCATCGTGCCCGGCGGCAACCTGGGCAATTGCAGCGCGTTCGGCAAAGCGTTCGCGGAACTGAAGGAACTGGGCCTGATTAAGAAAATCCCCCGGCTGGCGGTCATCAGCGCCGCGGGAGCCAACACGTTCCACGTGCTGGTGAACGAGCACGGCTTGAAGTGGAACGCCGGCCACGTGAACCGCGACACGATCGGCAAGCACTATGCGGCGCTGGACGAAGCGAACTACCACCCCGACACCGTCGCCAGCGCGATCGAGATCAGCCGGCCGGTGAACCTGCCCAAGGCCCTGCGGGCGCTGGAGACGATGAACGGCGTCGTCCGCCAGGCCGACGACGAGCAGATTCTGGAACACCGCGCCCTCGTCGCCCGCTACGGCTTCGGCTGCGAGCCCGCCAGCGGCGCCAGCGTCGCCGGCCTGCGGCAGTTGCTGGATGAAGGCGTGATCGGCAAAGACGAAAGCGTCGTCTGCATCCTGACCGGCCACGAACTGAAAGACCCCAACGCCACCGTGAAGTACCACACGGGTCTGGACATGAAGAGCGTTCAGGACCTGGCCCCCAAGACCGAACCGCACGGCCGGCTAAGCAACCGCCCGATCGCCGTGGCGGATGATCTGGCGAGCATCGTTGTGGCGATGGGCGGGGACGCGAAGCTGGTTGAAGGAATAGAATTGAAGGCGGTGAAGTCGGGGTTGCCGGTGGCGGAGTACTAA
- the fliD gene encoding flagellar filament capping protein FliD has product MGRVTSSVGLVSGIDSKAIIDQLIALESQSKKKLETRVSTTNNQKKAYDTLLTAVKGIRDQSLSLQRPSTFNAASATSSNDSVLSATASNGATLGSYQFRVARLVTAQQSVSTGFSDFKTQRVGAGNLTVEMGGGEVNTQTLLADLNGGAGVSRGTFRITDRSGASTVIDASAAVTLDDVVRKINSSTDIRVKATIDGDRLKLTDGTGSSSQNLIVQDQGNTTTAAGLGIATTAAGIASGTLTGTDINSISTTTALAKLNDGLGIRKASANADDITLTTRDGNTYSVNLANAKTVGDIVNEFDSATGGKVKLTINADGDGLKATDTTAGGGTFSIAAANGSNAAADLGLVGSGGSAIDGKPILGGLNTVLLKTLNGGTGLELGQLKITDRSGTAATIDLGGIKTLQGVLDKINSTTASGFAVKATVKDSGNGIQITDASGGTGDLIIEDTTLSTATALGLNGTFNNTTPTAVGKNLQRQWVNENSLLAGLNGGKGVTPGIMKFTSSSGNVAAVDLSIAGYTTLGQVMKAINDKTAAIGITAGLNANGDGLLLTDSAGGANKLKVEDQSGTMAANLNIRGQASATTIDGSYEKTIAITATDTLTEVTKKFTELAYGLSANVINDGSGASPYRLSLTAFNSGMNGRVVFDAGTTNLGTRKIVDAQDAAVFVGGSANTEPLLVTGSSNQLSGVLPGVNIDLHSASDSVVSLNVTRSADSLVETVQKYVDGFNEIVAGIDVLTKFDTETNTRGLLMGDSSVQGVETAIYASMNQVVTGAGQFRTLADVGITIGEGAALEFDEDKFRKAYADDATGVEKLFTAVDRTTVTKTTTGGILTNGVGADGTVINYVVTGGTTTTTTSINGPVVPNGTTYDGGTPTTVGGVTTVTGATIFQNTTTTVGRGFGYLIEGALTRLTDPVSGLITQTNKNLDSKIEGFKSRIESLDKMLEQKRARLQKQFADMESVLSKMQGQQQAINSYQPISYAPATS; this is encoded by the coding sequence ATGGGCAGGGTAACGAGCAGCGTCGGGCTGGTGAGCGGGATCGATTCCAAGGCGATCATCGATCAGCTCATTGCGCTCGAGTCGCAGTCGAAGAAGAAGCTCGAAACCCGCGTCAGCACCACCAACAACCAAAAAAAGGCCTACGACACGCTACTGACGGCCGTCAAGGGCATTCGCGACCAGTCGCTATCGCTCCAACGACCCAGCACGTTTAACGCGGCGTCGGCCACCAGCAGCAACGATAGCGTGCTATCGGCCACCGCCAGCAACGGCGCGACGCTGGGCTCGTACCAGTTCCGCGTCGCGCGGTTAGTGACGGCCCAGCAGTCGGTCTCCACCGGCTTCTCCGACTTCAAGACGCAGCGCGTGGGCGCCGGCAACCTGACCGTGGAAATGGGTGGCGGTGAGGTGAATACCCAGACCCTGCTGGCCGACCTGAACGGTGGGGCGGGCGTGAGCAGGGGCACCTTCCGTATTACCGACCGCAGCGGCGCCAGCACGGTGATCGACGCGTCGGCGGCCGTCACGCTCGACGACGTCGTGCGGAAGATCAACTCCTCGACCGACATCCGCGTGAAGGCCACCATCGACGGTGACCGCCTGAAGCTGACCGACGGCACCGGCTCTTCATCGCAAAACCTGATCGTGCAGGACCAGGGCAACACCACCACCGCCGCCGGCCTGGGCATCGCCACGACCGCCGCCGGCATCGCCAGTGGCACGTTGACTGGGACCGACATCAACTCGATCAGCACCACGACCGCGCTGGCGAAGCTGAACGACGGGCTGGGCATTCGCAAGGCATCTGCCAATGCCGATGACATCACCCTCACCACGCGCGACGGCAACACGTATTCCGTCAACCTCGCCAACGCCAAGACGGTGGGCGACATCGTCAACGAGTTTGACTCGGCGACCGGTGGCAAGGTCAAGCTGACGATTAACGCCGACGGTGACGGCTTAAAGGCCACCGACACCACCGCGGGCGGCGGCACGTTCTCCATCGCCGCCGCCAATGGCTCCAACGCCGCCGCCGATTTGGGGCTGGTGGGATCGGGCGGCAGCGCGATCGACGGCAAGCCGATTCTGGGTGGGCTGAACACCGTGCTGCTGAAGACGCTGAACGGCGGTACGGGGCTGGAGTTGGGGCAGTTGAAGATCACCGACCGTTCCGGCACCGCAGCCACGATCGACCTCGGTGGCATCAAGACGCTGCAGGGCGTGCTGGACAAGATCAACTCGACCACCGCGAGCGGGTTCGCTGTGAAGGCAACCGTGAAGGACTCCGGCAACGGCATCCAGATTACCGACGCCTCGGGTGGCACGGGCGACCTCATCATCGAAGACACGACCCTCAGCACCGCGACGGCGTTGGGCCTCAACGGCACGTTCAACAACACCACGCCGACGGCTGTGGGCAAGAACCTTCAGCGGCAATGGGTGAACGAGAACTCGCTGCTGGCCGGCCTGAACGGTGGCAAGGGCGTGACGCCGGGCATCATGAAGTTCACCAGTTCCAGCGGCAATGTGGCGGCGGTCGACCTGTCGATCGCTGGCTACACCACCCTGGGGCAGGTGATGAAGGCGATCAACGACAAGACGGCCGCCATCGGCATCACCGCCGGCCTGAACGCCAACGGCGACGGCCTGCTGCTGACGGACTCGGCCGGTGGCGCTAACAAACTGAAGGTCGAAGACCAAAGCGGCACCATGGCCGCCAACCTCAACATTCGCGGCCAGGCCAGTGCCACGACGATCGACGGCTCGTACGAGAAGACGATCGCCATCACCGCGACCGATACGCTGACGGAAGTGACCAAGAAGTTCACCGAACTCGCGTACGGTCTATCGGCCAACGTCATCAACGACGGTTCGGGTGCATCCCCCTACCGCCTGTCGCTGACCGCGTTCAACTCCGGCATGAACGGCCGCGTGGTCTTCGACGCCGGCACGACCAACCTCGGCACGCGGAAGATCGTGGACGCCCAGGATGCGGCCGTGTTCGTCGGTGGGTCGGCCAACACGGAGCCGCTGCTGGTGACCGGATCGAGCAACCAGTTGTCGGGTGTGCTGCCGGGCGTGAACATTGACTTGCACTCGGCCAGCGACAGCGTGGTCTCGCTGAACGTTACGCGGTCGGCCGACAGTTTGGTGGAGACGGTGCAGAAGTACGTCGACGGGTTCAACGAGATCGTGGCTGGGATCGACGTGCTGACGAAGTTCGACACCGAGACCAACACGCGCGGTCTGCTGATGGGCGATTCGAGCGTGCAGGGCGTGGAAACCGCAATCTATGCCTCTATGAACCAGGTCGTCACCGGCGCCGGCCAATTCCGCACGTTGGCGGACGTGGGCATCACCATCGGCGAAGGCGCGGCGCTGGAGTTCGACGAGGACAAGTTCCGGAAGGCGTACGCCGACGACGCGACAGGCGTCGAGAAGCTCTTCACGGCCGTCGATCGCACGACCGTCACCAAGACTACCACCGGTGGCATCCTGACCAACGGCGTGGGGGCCGACGGCACCGTCATCAACTACGTCGTCACCGGCGGAACGACCACGACCACCACTTCCATCAACGGTCCGGTCGTGCCCAACGGCACCACCTACGACGGTGGCACCCCCACCACCGTGGGCGGCGTGACCACGGTGACCGGCGCGACCATCTTCCAGAACACCACCACCACGGTCGGCCGGGGGTTCGGTTACCTGATCGAGGGCGCGCTCACGCGGCTGACCGACCCGGTGAGCGGCCTGATCACGCAGACGAACAAGAACCTGGATTCGAAGATCGAAGGGTTCAAGTCGCGCATCGAGTCGCTCGACAAGATGCTGGAACAGAAGCGCGCCCGCCTGCAGAAGCAGTTTGCCGACATGGAATCGGTGCTGTCGAAGATGCAGGGCCAGCAGCAGGCGATCAACAGCTATCAGCCCATCTCGTACGCGCCGGCCACGTCCTAG
- the fliS gene encoding flagellar export chaperone FliS has product MNPQAAQQQYLKTRVMTATPEQLQLMLYDGAVRFAEQGRAALIAKQFEQSYNSIGRVQRILTELTCSLKRDVSPELCDRLRGLYTYAYKKLIEANTEHTVEPLDEVIELLKYQRETWAMLLEQLGKQKAGAKAAGMDIPAPNERMEQSIRISA; this is encoded by the coding sequence ATGAACCCACAAGCGGCCCAACAGCAATACCTTAAGACCCGCGTGATGACGGCCACCCCCGAGCAGCTGCAGCTGATGCTGTACGACGGCGCGGTGCGCTTCGCCGAGCAAGGTCGAGCCGCACTGATCGCCAAGCAGTTCGAGCAGAGCTACAACTCGATCGGCCGGGTGCAGCGCATCTTGACCGAGCTGACCTGCAGCCTGAAGCGCGACGTGTCCCCGGAACTGTGCGACCGCCTGCGCGGGCTGTACACGTACGCCTACAAGAAGCTGATCGAGGCCAACACGGAACACACCGTTGAGCCGTTGGATGAGGTGATCGAGCTGCTGAAGTACCAGCGCGAGACCTGGGCGATGCTGCTCGAACAGCTCGGCAAGCAGAAGGCCGGCGCCAAGGCCGCTGGAATGGACATCCCCGCGCCCAACGAGCGGATGGAACAATCGATCCGGATTAGCGCGTAA